From a region of the Nonlabens sp. Hel1_33_55 genome:
- a CDS encoding family 16 glycosylhydrolase: MINRKMNKLGSLVLFGAMLILSACSEDDKQTVTTLNNLVLEDNFDVDGAPDPNLWGYDLGDGSVRGLVGWGNNELQFYTDESDNIVVENGMLKITAKEERRENSNYTSARILTQGKFQKKFGRFEARMKLPYSQGIWPAFWMLGDDQNGTLVWPQLGEIDIMEYRGQNPTEVLGTVHGPGYSGANAQSKSYNLINDRFDTSFHIFGIEWGPDYVNYYVDDVLYNQITPSDVNGEWVFNDNEFYLLINLAVGGSFVGSPNENTVFPQTLLVDYVRVYE; the protein is encoded by the coding sequence ATGATAAATAGAAAAATGAACAAGCTTGGTAGTTTAGTTCTATTTGGTGCAATGCTGATTTTATCAGCATGTTCTGAAGATGATAAGCAAACAGTAACAACACTTAACAATCTGGTTCTTGAAGATAATTTTGATGTAGATGGTGCGCCAGACCCTAACCTTTGGGGTTATGATTTAGGCGATGGATCTGTGAGAGGATTAGTAGGTTGGGGAAATAACGAGTTACAGTTTTATACAGATGAATCTGACAATATTGTTGTAGAAAATGGCATGCTTAAAATCACTGCTAAAGAAGAGCGACGTGAAAACTCAAATTACACATCTGCCAGAATATTGACGCAAGGTAAATTTCAAAAGAAATTTGGTCGCTTTGAGGCAAGAATGAAGTTGCCTTATAGCCAAGGTATATGGCCAGCATTCTGGATGCTGGGTGATGATCAAAACGGGACGTTGGTCTGGCCACAATTGGGCGAGATCGATATCATGGAGTATCGTGGTCAAAACCCTACAGAAGTTTTGGGAACAGTTCACGGTCCGGGATATTCTGGAGCAAATGCACAGTCAAAATCCTACAATCTGATCAATGATCGATTTGATACCAGTTTCCACATTTTCGGTATTGAATGGGGTCCAGATTATGTAAACTATTACGTGGATGATGTACTGTACAATCAGATTACACCATCAGATGTGAATGGTGAATGGGTTTTCAATGATAATGAGTTTTATTTGTTGATCAATCTAGCCGTTGGAGGTTCATTCGTGGGCTCTCCTAATGAGAACACCGTATTCCCACAAACACTATTGGTGGATTATGTGCGTGTTTATGAGTAA
- a CDS encoding glycoside hydrolase family 30 protein, translating into MNNLKKIFQGLLVAILISTSMSCKETKQEEETLQVEIYETSAAGNNLAKIEGAVESNSDLVITIDDSKTYQTITGFGGAFTESSAYLLNRLSKKNRDTIIDAYFGREGANYSLTRTHMNSCDFSLDQYSYSPVADDVNLDHFTIEEDQPDLIPMIKDAMAASGDGFKIFASPWTAAPWMKDNNEWVGGKLLPKYYDTWALFFSKYIEAYEAEGIPIWGFTVENEPHGNGNNWESMHFSPKEMTDFVQFHLGPKLEADGHGDKFILGYDQNRAGLKEWVDVMYENEETSKYFDGTAIHWYESTYEVFPEELQYAHNKAPEKFLIETEGCVDSEVPAWKDDAWYWSKEATDWGWDWAAEDEKYLHPKYAPVNRYARDIIGCLNNWVDGWVDWNMVLDRQGGPNWFENWCAAPVIVDPDADEVYFTPLFYTMAHFSKFIRPGAQIVDVSNPDTDIVATAAKNPDGSIAFVVFNEGMEEKDYVLRFRESQVNIKLGPQSLQTVIIPTIN; encoded by the coding sequence ATGAATAATTTGAAAAAGATATTTCAAGGATTGTTGGTAGCTATTTTAATAAGCACATCAATGAGCTGCAAGGAAACGAAACAAGAAGAGGAAACACTACAAGTAGAGATTTATGAAACCTCTGCAGCTGGGAACAACTTAGCTAAAATTGAAGGTGCAGTTGAGTCAAATAGCGACTTAGTGATAACGATAGATGATAGTAAGACCTATCAGACCATCACTGGTTTTGGTGGCGCATTTACAGAGTCTTCTGCCTACTTACTCAATCGATTGAGCAAAAAAAACAGAGACACTATTATTGATGCCTACTTTGGCCGTGAAGGTGCAAATTATTCGCTGACTAGAACGCATATGAATAGTTGTGATTTTTCATTGGATCAATATTCGTACTCACCAGTTGCAGATGATGTTAACCTGGATCATTTTACCATTGAAGAGGATCAGCCAGATTTGATACCTATGATTAAAGATGCCATGGCAGCATCTGGAGATGGTTTTAAAATCTTTGCCTCACCATGGACCGCAGCGCCATGGATGAAAGACAATAATGAATGGGTAGGCGGCAAACTGCTTCCCAAATACTATGATACCTGGGCATTATTCTTTTCAAAATATATTGAGGCCTATGAAGCTGAGGGAATTCCAATTTGGGGTTTCACTGTTGAAAATGAGCCACATGGTAATGGAAATAATTGGGAAAGCATGCATTTCTCTCCCAAAGAAATGACAGATTTCGTTCAATTTCACTTAGGTCCTAAGCTTGAAGCTGATGGTCATGGAGATAAATTCATTTTAGGCTACGACCAGAATAGAGCTGGTTTGAAAGAATGGGTCGATGTGATGTATGAAAATGAAGAAACTTCAAAATACTTTGATGGTACTGCGATACACTGGTATGAAAGTACTTATGAAGTGTTTCCTGAAGAGCTTCAATATGCGCATAATAAAGCACCTGAAAAATTCTTAATTGAAACAGAAGGTTGTGTGGACTCTGAAGTTCCAGCTTGGAAAGACGACGCTTGGTATTGGTCAAAAGAAGCTACAGATTGGGGCTGGGATTGGGCAGCAGAAGATGAGAAATACCTACACCCCAAATATGCTCCTGTGAACAGGTATGCTCGTGATATCATAGGCTGTCTCAACAACTGGGTCGATGGTTGGGTGGACTGGAATATGGTGCTGGATCGTCAAGGTGGTCCCAACTGGTTCGAGAATTGGTGCGCGGCGCCTGTTATCGTTGATCCAGATGCAGATGAGGTATACTTCACACCGCTATTTTATACGATGGCACATTTTAGCAAGTTCATCAGACCTGGTGCGCAAATCGTTGATGTGAGCAATCCAGATACAGATATTGTAGCTACTGCTGCAAAGAATCCAGATGGTAGCATCGCTTTTGTGGTATTCAATGAAGGAATGGAAGAGAAAGATTATGTATTACGCTTTCGCGAAAGCCAGGTAAATATAAAACTAGGTCCGCAAAGTTTGCAGACTGTGATAATTCCAACTATTAACTAA
- a CDS encoding glycosyl hydrolase family 17 protein — translation MRVSITSMIAMLLLVVAACKGVNEDQIPAPEKKLMTASAILSNPEYLSISYGAYRDTTRDIQPTVKQIKDDLKILSAMGIRILRTYNMQLPHASNVVKAIAELKKEQPSFEMYVMLGAWIDCKNAWTGMEPDHNVESEFNEAEIDRAVALTKQYPEIIKVIAVGNEAMVKWATSYYVQPDVILKWVNHLQDLKKEGELDKNLWITSSDNFASWGGGEGVYHVPELNELIKAVDYISMHTYPMHDTHYNPVFWGVSATNMLLSKEQKVENAMIRSVNYAKDQYNRVRDYMTSIGVDKPIHIGETGWATYANDLYGDEGSHAADQFKSGRFYHLMRKWTTQNNISCFYFEAFDENWKDAGNPQGSENHFGLFNIDGEAKYAMWELVDKGVFDGLSRNGNPITKSFDGDKKKLMSHVKLPPVKINFRGYE, via the coding sequence ATGCGAGTTTCAATAACATCCATGATTGCAATGTTGCTGCTTGTAGTGGCCGCTTGCAAAGGTGTAAATGAAGATCAAATACCTGCCCCAGAAAAGAAGTTAATGACAGCAAGTGCTATCTTATCAAATCCAGAGTACCTATCCATATCGTATGGTGCCTATCGCGATACTACGCGAGATATTCAACCTACCGTCAAGCAGATCAAGGATGACTTGAAAATTCTTTCGGCTATGGGAATTAGGATATTGCGTACCTATAATATGCAATTACCACATGCTTCTAACGTAGTAAAAGCCATAGCAGAACTTAAGAAAGAACAACCAAGTTTTGAGATGTACGTGATGTTAGGTGCGTGGATTGATTGCAAAAACGCATGGACTGGTATGGAACCAGACCATAACGTAGAAAGCGAGTTCAATGAAGCAGAGATCGATCGAGCCGTAGCGCTTACTAAACAATATCCTGAAATCATTAAGGTCATCGCTGTAGGGAACGAGGCGATGGTTAAGTGGGCAACGAGCTATTACGTCCAGCCTGACGTGATTCTAAAATGGGTAAACCACCTGCAGGATCTCAAAAAAGAAGGAGAGCTGGATAAAAATTTGTGGATCACAAGCTCTGACAATTTTGCTTCTTGGGGTGGCGGCGAGGGCGTTTATCACGTACCAGAGTTGAATGAATTAATTAAAGCTGTTGACTACATCTCGATGCACACATATCCTATGCACGATACGCATTACAACCCGGTATTTTGGGGAGTTTCTGCTACAAACATGCTTCTGTCTAAGGAGCAAAAGGTTGAGAATGCCATGATTAGATCTGTCAATTATGCTAAGGATCAATACAATCGAGTTCGTGATTACATGACATCCATAGGTGTTGATAAACCTATACACATAGGAGAGACCGGTTGGGCTACTTATGCAAACGATCTATACGGTGATGAGGGTTCGCATGCTGCAGACCAATTCAAATCTGGAAGATTTTACCATTTAATGAGAAAATGGACCACTCAAAACAATATTTCTTGCTTCTACTTTGAAGCCTTTGACGAGAATTGGAAAGATGCTGGCAATCCACAGGGATCTGAAAATCATTTTGGATTGTTCAATATTGATGGAGAGGCAAAGTATGCCATGTGGGAACTCGTGGATAAAGGAGTATTTGACGGCTTGAGCAGGAATGGTAACCCTATCACAAAAAGCTTTGATGGAGATAAAAAGAAATTGATGAGCCACGTAAAATTACCACCAGTTAAAATAAATTTTAGAGGTTATGAATAA
- a CDS encoding MFS transporter: MSSAKNKVHFGQKVAFGLGMLSNQMFPAALGIFMVVLVQNLGFPTWMWGILFFLPRVFDSITDPIMGFISDNTRSVWGRRRQYVFLGAIIMGVSFAMMWQLYEVDSLSYNFTYFLLWSLVFYLGLTIFSVPYVAMGYEMSDDFHERTDIMAVAQWIGQWAWVIAPWFWVIMYDPEWFENGAVATRTIAIWVAVICAILAMVPAFFVDSKSTKDDESLTPLTFKTIGGSLKEIVENFKEAFKIDDFKRLCYSTFLIFNAFNTVAGFSFFIVVYYLFAGDAAAAGIWPTLLGSVGALVTTFLVIPIVARMSKKLGKKKAFLVSQGISIIGYIMLWFLFVPGKPYLFLFALPFFSFGIGSLFTLMMSMTSDVIDVDELNSGKRREGVFGAIYWWMVKFGFAIAGLLTGAIMTLVGFVPDAVNSEASITGIRVFYSGLPIVGTLGAMWIMRKYELTEEKSQVISAELAKRRIQKAIRPTSSFYALNKLNSLISISSDGRYSTDVETRINEATLTTKFHNSLQAGVHGLCFSPYLEGQNIGDQLSGTQIDVRMEVIEPYTKWVRSFSCTEGNELIPVSARAKGIKTIAGAWISNNRDRNELEIEGLIKQAKSGMVDIAVVGNEVLLREELSPAELLEYIRRVKNELPNIPVGYVDAYYKFIESPELIDEIDVILANCYPFWEGCHIDTATVYLDGMYNAVSGVSKGKPIIVAETGWPNLGKTNQDAVPSKENAMKYFINVNNWSAQKSVETFYFSSFDESWKARQEGEVGARWGIWDKNENLKY; this comes from the coding sequence ATGTCTAGTGCTAAGAATAAAGTTCATTTTGGTCAAAAGGTTGCATTTGGGTTGGGTATGTTATCCAATCAGATGTTTCCTGCAGCACTAGGTATTTTTATGGTTGTTCTTGTACAGAACTTAGGATTCCCAACCTGGATGTGGGGAATTTTATTCTTTTTGCCTCGAGTTTTTGATTCGATTACAGACCCTATAATGGGTTTTATATCAGATAATACAAGATCAGTTTGGGGTCGTCGCAGGCAATACGTTTTTCTAGGTGCGATCATTATGGGAGTATCGTTTGCCATGATGTGGCAACTGTATGAAGTGGATAGCTTGAGCTACAATTTCACTTACTTTTTGCTGTGGTCTTTAGTCTTTTATTTAGGTCTGACCATTTTTAGCGTGCCTTACGTTGCGATGGGTTATGAGATGAGCGATGATTTTCATGAGCGTACTGATATCATGGCCGTAGCTCAATGGATAGGTCAATGGGCCTGGGTGATTGCTCCATGGTTTTGGGTGATTATGTATGATCCAGAATGGTTTGAAAATGGTGCCGTAGCTACACGAACTATTGCTATTTGGGTAGCGGTCATATGTGCCATACTTGCCATGGTTCCAGCCTTTTTTGTGGATAGCAAATCAACTAAGGATGATGAAAGCTTGACACCTTTGACTTTCAAAACGATTGGCGGTAGTTTGAAGGAAATTGTAGAGAATTTTAAAGAAGCTTTTAAAATAGATGACTTTAAACGCCTCTGTTATTCTACTTTTTTAATCTTCAATGCATTTAATACCGTTGCAGGTTTTTCATTCTTTATCGTCGTGTACTATTTGTTTGCAGGAGACGCTGCTGCTGCTGGGATCTGGCCTACATTATTAGGTAGTGTTGGTGCGTTAGTCACCACATTTTTGGTGATTCCAATTGTAGCTAGAATGTCTAAGAAGCTGGGTAAGAAAAAAGCATTTTTGGTATCGCAGGGAATTTCAATTATAGGATACATCATGTTGTGGTTCCTATTTGTTCCAGGCAAGCCATACTTATTCTTGTTTGCATTGCCTTTCTTCTCATTTGGTATTGGGAGTTTATTTACTTTAATGATGTCAATGACTTCTGATGTAATCGATGTGGATGAGCTTAATTCAGGTAAGCGCAGAGAAGGTGTTTTTGGAGCAATTTATTGGTGGATGGTAAAATTTGGATTTGCAATTGCAGGTCTTCTAACGGGAGCCATTATGACGCTTGTTGGCTTTGTACCAGATGCAGTAAATTCAGAAGCTTCTATTACTGGAATACGGGTTTTCTATTCAGGGCTACCCATAGTGGGAACTTTAGGTGCTATGTGGATTATGCGCAAATATGAATTAACGGAAGAGAAATCTCAAGTGATAAGTGCAGAATTAGCAAAGCGTAGAATTCAAAAGGCAATACGACCAACATCATCCTTTTATGCCCTTAACAAACTCAATTCTCTCATTTCAATAAGTAGCGATGGCAGGTATTCAACTGATGTTGAGACGAGAATTAATGAAGCCACATTAACTACTAAATTTCACAACAGCCTTCAAGCTGGAGTTCATGGTTTGTGTTTCAGTCCGTACTTGGAAGGTCAAAATATTGGTGACCAACTTTCTGGAACCCAGATCGATGTTAGGATGGAAGTTATTGAGCCTTATACGAAATGGGTGCGATCTTTTTCTTGTACTGAAGGTAACGAGCTTATACCTGTGTCTGCAAGAGCCAAAGGGATCAAAACGATTGCTGGAGCATGGATAAGTAATAATCGCGATCGCAACGAACTTGAAATTGAAGGTCTAATTAAACAAGCTAAAAGCGGTATGGTCGATATCGCCGTTGTTGGTAATGAAGTCTTACTTAGGGAGGAACTCTCACCAGCTGAGCTTTTAGAATATATTCGAAGAGTCAAAAATGAACTTCCTAATATACCAGTAGGTTATGTAGATGCCTACTACAAATTTATAGAAAGTCCAGAATTGATCGATGAGATTGATGTGATACTCGCAAATTGCTATCCTTTCTGGGAAGGCTGTCATATTGATACCGCTACGGTATATCTGGATGGTATGTATAATGCTGTCTCTGGTGTTTCCAAGGGTAAACCTATTATTGTAGCAGAGACTGGATGGCCTAATCTTGGAAAAACAAACCAAGATGCTGTTCCCTCAAAAGAGAATGCAATGAAATACTTTATTAACGTGAATAACTGGTCTGCTCAAAAATCTGTAGAGACTTTTTACTTTTCTTCATTTGATGAATCGTGGAAGGCTCGTCAAGAAGGAGAAGTTGGAGCACGTTGGGGAATATGGGATAAAAACGAAAACTTAAAATACTAA